Part of the Pseudodesulfovibrio mercurii genome is shown below.
CCACGATGGGCATGTCGATGCACAGGATGGCGGCCACGAAGTCCCGGCCGTCGCCCAGGACCACGGACTCGCGCAGGAACGGCGAGAACTTGATCTTGTTCTCCAGGAACTGGGGCGAGAACCGGGTGCCGTCCGCAAGGTGCATGACGTCCTTCAACCGGTCGATGACCACCAGCCGCCCGTTGTCGTCGAAGTAGCCCGCGTCGCCCGAGAGCAGCCAGCCGTCCTCGGTCAGGGTCTCGCGGGTGGCCGCCTCGTTGCGGTAGTAGCCCAGGAAGACGGCGGGCGACCGGGACAGGATTTCGCCCGTCTCGGAGATGCGCACCTCGGTCTCGGGGATGGGTGAGCCCACGGAGGTAAAGTCCACCTCGCCCTCCTTGTGGATGCAGGAGATGCCCGCGATCTCGGTCTGGCCGTAGATCTGCTTGAGGTTCACGCCCATGGCGTGGAAGAAGCGGAACACGTCCGGCCCCAGCGCGGCCCCGCCCGTGGTGGCGCTGCGCAGGCGCGAGAAGCCCAGCCGGTCGCGCAGGGCGCGGAACAGCCCCTGGTCGGCCAGGCGGTACTTGAACCTGAGCCAGGGCGACGGGGTCCCGCCCGCGAAGACCGCGTCAACAAACTCGTAGCCCACGGGCAGGCAGCGGTTGTACAGCCAGCGCTTGAGCGGGGTGGTCTCCATGATGTCGCCAGCCACCTTGGCCGCAATGGACTCGTACACGCGCGGCGGGGAGAAGATGAAGTGCGGGCCGATCTCGCGCGAATCGGCAGAGGCCGTGTCCGGGGTCTCCGGGAAGTTGACGCAGAAACCGAAGAGCAGGGCCGAGGCCACGGCCATCATCTGCTCGCCCATCCAGGCCAGGGGCAGGAAGGAGACGAACTCGTCCGAGGCCGACTTGGGGTCGTACTTGCCCAGGTTGTGGGCCATGGACAGGAGATTTTTGTGCGACAGCACGGCCAGCTTGGGGCGGCCCGTGGTGCCCGAGGTGGTGGCGATGAGGCAGGGATCGCCGGGCTTGGTGGCCCGGGCGGCCTCCTTGAACCTGGCCGTGCAGTCCCCGCCCCGCTCGCGGCCCAGGCGGCGCACGGCGTTGAAGCTCCGCAGCCCCGGCACCCGCGCCTCGTAGGGCTTGAGCCCCTTGGGGTCGTGATAGACGATGTTCGCCAGTTCGGGCAGCCGCCGCCGGATGGCGCGGACCTTGTCCACCTGCTCCTGGTCCTCGGCCACCACCAGGCGGCACTCGGTCAGGGCGAAGACGTACTCGATCTCCTCGGCCGGGGAGTCCTGGTACAGGCCGAGCGCCATGCCGCCCAGCCCCTGGACGGCCAGCTCGGCCCAGATCCACTCGGGCCGGTTGTTGCCGATGAGGATGACGATGTCGCCCCGGCCGATGCCCAGGCCCTCAAGGCCACAGGCGAACTCGGCGGTGATGCGCAGGGAGTCCTCCCAGGAAACGGCCTGCCAGACGCCCCACTCCTTTTCGCGCAGGGCGGTCCTGCCGGGCCGGTCCCCGGCCTGCCGGACGAGCAGTCTCGGCAGCGTGGTCATATACGGTTTGGCCATGCAACGTCCTCGTTTCCCGGCGTTCGGCCGGGCCTTCCCAACGTGTCCGGCGGGACCGATCCCCGGTCCCCCCCGCAGTCGCCTCGCGCGCCCCGCTCGGGGCCTGCGCGGGCTACCTTCCCATGAACGCGGCGTCCTCGGTGCCCAGGTAGGCCCTGATGACGTCCGGGTTCGCCTGCACCTCGTCCGGGGTGCCCTCGGCGATCTTGGAACCGAAGTCGATGACCACGACCTTGTGGGAGATGTCCATGACAACGCCCATGTCGTGCTCGACCAGCAGGACGGTGACGCCCCACTCCTCGGCTATGTCCAGGATATATCGGGCCATGTCCTCGGTCTCTTCGAGGTTCATGCCCGCCATGGGCTCGTCCAGGAGGATGAGCTTGGGCTCGGCGGCCAGCGCCCGGCCGAGCTCCACCCGCTTGCGCACGCCGTAGGGTAGTCGCCCGGCGTGCTGGTGGCGGTAGGGGGATAGGTTCAGGAAGTCGATGACGTCCTCCACCCGGCGCCGGTGGCGGCGCTCCAGGCGCACGGTCCGGCCGAAGCGGAGGATGGCGGATAGCAACCCGTAGTCGATGCGGCCGTGCCGCCCGACCATGAGGTTGTCGAGGACGGACAGGCCCTTGAACAGGGCGATGTTCTGGAATGTCCTGGACAGTCCCAGCTCCGTGCGCTTGTGCGCGGGCAGGGAGAGCAGACATTCGCCGTCCAGTGAGATGGAACATGCGCCGCGCGCGCCCCCGTCCGGGGTGTAGCGGCCGCTGATGCAGTTGAGCATGGAGGTTTTGCCGGCCCCGTTGGGGCCGATCAGGGACGCGATGGTCCCCTGTTCCACGGAGAAGGACACGCCCATGAGCGCGGCGATGCCCTTGAAGGTGAGCGTAACGTCGCGGACGTCGAGATAGGCCATAATCGTTCCATTATGGTCTCGGAACCCCCTGGTCCCAAACGACGTCCGCACGGCCCGTCGGTGAATGCCGAAACACCGCCCGGGTCCATATGCTGTCGGATGGCCCTTGGAGCCCCTAGGTCCACTCCTCCTCGAAATCCTCGGGAGTGACCAGTTTGTAGCCCCGGTCCTCGAGCGCGGCTGCGACCGTGGACGGGTCTTCGGTATCTATTCGGACGACCACGATGCGGCGTCCGTTGTAAAAGAAGGTGCCGGTGGAGATGATCGAGATCTTCATGTTGGCGATGACCCCGGCGATCTCGTAGAGCACGCCGGAACGGTCCTCCACCTCAAGCGTCAGGCGGCTGCCGCCCTCGCGGTAGCCCATCTCCTCGGCCAGCACGTCGAGCATGACGTTGCGGTTGATGTAGCCGATGAGCTCGCCGTCGGAATCGACCACGGCCAGCCCGGCCAGGTTCATCTCGTACATCATGTCGGCCGCGCCCTCGATCTCGGTCTCCGGGGCCACGGTCTTGATGTCCGTGCGGAAGATCTTCTCCACCGTGAGCTTGCTCATCAGGTAGCTGATCTCGTGTTTCTCCAGGGACGTCATGATGCTGGGCAGGGCCGCCGAGATATCCTCCTTACGCACGTAGCCGACCAGCTTGCCCGCGTCGTCCACCACCAGGAGCATCCAGAGCTTGTTGTCCTCAAGCTGTTTCTGGGCGTCCTTGACCAGCGTCTGGGGGGTGACCTTGACGAAGTCGCGCAGCATTTTCAGTCCGACGTACATGTATTCCTCCTTGGCAGTGCACCACGTGCTCTGTGTTGCGTAAATGGCATGGATTCGTCCCGGTTCGATACACGTTTTCATTGAACGGCGCAATTCAAACCGTGAGCGGCGCAGTTTGCCCAGGAATACCCTGCAAACCCGTTTTCAAACGACAAGTCAATACTCAAACGCTTGTTTGGACGGCGTTTTCCCGCACGTCGCCAGGCCGGGAAACCCGCCGCCAACCATCCACCCGTAGGTCAACATCCCCCCGACGCTTGACTTTCCTGATTTTCAGGGCACATTTCATAAAGGGGAAACCACGATCGCGCCAGGGGGAACCGGAACATGTTTTTCAAGATGCACTACCCGAACCTCATCGGCAGGCTGCCCGAGGACGACCCCAGGATCCTCCTCGGGGCCATCCGCATATTCATCGTCCTGCTCCTGATCATCGGGGTTCTGCTCACCGGCGGCGGGGCCGTCATCCACTTAATCGAGAACGGCAACTATCTCGGCGGGCTTCGGACCACGGAAAGCACCTCCCTGACATTGCAGGAAACGACCATCGCCCGCGAGCTGGACCACATCGTGGCCGACGTCCTGTTCCTGTCCCGGCAGAACGAACTCATCCGGCTCCTGGACGGCGGCGACGCGCAGGCGGCCAGGGCCATGGAGCGGGAATACCTGGAGCTGGCCGACAGCCGCGAGGACTATGACCAGGTCCGCTACCTGGACGCCGACGGCCTGGAGCGGGTCCGGGTCAACAGCCGCAACGGCCGGACCTCGGCCGTGCCCGAAAGCGGCCTGCGGGACAGGAGCGACCGCTACTACTTCAGGCAATGCCTGGGGCTGGACAAGGGCGGCATCTATCTTTCGCCCATGGACCTGAACGTCGAGGACGGGCTGGTGGAGCAGCCGGTCCGGCCCATGCTGCGCATCGGCACCCCGGTCTTCGACGCCGCGGGCCGCAAGCGCGGCATCATCCTGATCAACTACAACGCCCGGACCCTGCTGGACCGCATCCTGCGCACGGGCAGTTCGGCCGAGGGGCTGACCATGCTCCTCAACGGCCGGGGCTACTGGCTCCTGGCCCCGGACGAGACCAGGGAATGGGGGTTCACGGCCCCGGAGACGGAGGACCTCCGCTTCGCCACGGAACGGCCCGACGAGTGGCGGCAAATGCTCGACCTGGAGCGCGGACAGTTCCGCACGGACAACGGGTTGTTCACCTTCGCCACGGTCCGCCCCATGGCCGAGATGCAGGCCTTCAGTTCCCGGCTGCACGGCGCCGCGCAGGACGGGGCGCAAGGCGCGGAACCGGCCTATTTCTGGATGCTCGTCTCCCAGGTCCCGGCCGCGACCCTGGACCGCCACGCCCGGACCCTGCTGTTCAAGCTGCTCCTCGGCGGGGGCCTGCTCCTGGCGCTCTTCGCCTTCGGCGCGTGGCACCTCTCCCTGGCCCTGTCCCGGCGGCGGCTCTTCCAGGAACAGCTCCTGGCCGCGGCCATGTTCGACGCCCTGACCGGGCTGCCCAACCGCAAGCTCTTCTTCGACCGGCTGGAGGCCTCCCTGGCCCTGTCCGTCCGGTACGACCGCAGGCTGGCCCTGCTCTACATCGACCTGGACGGGTTCAAGGTGGTCAACGACACCATGGGGCACGCGGCGGGGGACGAACTGCTCAGGCGGGTGGGGAAGCTGCTGACCGGCTCGGTGCGCAAGTCCGACACCGTGGCCCGGCTGGGCGGCGACGAGTTCGTGGTCATGCTGAACGAGGTGACCAACCTGGGGGACGCGGCCCTGGTGGGCGAAAAGCTCGTCTCCGCCCTGCGCGCGCCCATCGTCCTCAAGACGGGCACGGCGACCATCAGCGCCAGCGTGGGCGTGTCCGTGTATCCCGAGAACGGCGCGTCCGCCGAGCTCCTGGTCCAGAAGGCGGACCAGGCCATGTACGCCTCCAAGCACATGGGCAAGAGCACCTGCACCATGGCCGACTCGTCGCGCTGCGCCGACGCCTGACGCCCCGGCCGGGTCAGCCGCCCATGCGCCGGAAGAGCGGGGCCTGGGCGCAGCAGCCCGACAGCCCCAGGGCCCGGTAGACCGCGTCCATGTCCACGGCCTCGCGGACCACGGAGGCCAGGTTGTCCAGGGCGTCCTCCAGGCCGAAGACGGTCTGGACCGTCTCCAGGGGCGAGAGCCCCTTGTCCATGCGCAGCTGGTCGATGAACCAGCGGCGGAACCCGTCCGCGTCGAACAGCCCGTGCAGGTAGGTGCCGAGCACCCGCCCGTCCGGGCGCATGTAGCCCAGCGGCTCGCCCGCGTTGTCGCGCAGGGCCGTGCGCAGCTCCCCGGACAGGGGTTCGGTGCGGCCGTGGTGGATCTCGTAGCCGTGCACGGCGAGCCCCGAGGCCGAGTGCGTGCCGAAGGTCCGGGTCAGGGTCTTTTCCGGGGCCAGGGTGGTCTGGACCGGCAGCAGGTCGAAGCCCTCCACCCGGGTGGTCTCGGACTCCAGGCCGTAGGGGTCGTCCACGATGCGGCCGAGCATCTGGAACCCGCCGCAGATGCCCACGATGCGGGTCCGGCCCTCGGCCAGCCCGCGCAGGACCGCGGCCATGCCCGTGCCCTTGAGGGCGCGCATGTCCGGCACCGTGGACTTGGAGCCGGGGATGATCACCGCGTCGGGCGCGCCCACGTCGCGGGCGTCGGCCACCACGCGGACGCGCACGTCCGGCTCGCGGTACAGCGGGTCGATGTCGTTGAAATTCGAGATGCGCGGCAGGTCCAGGACCACCACGTCCACGCAGTCGGCCTCGGGCAGCTTGTCGCCCTCGGGCCGGAACCCCTCCTTGAACGAGACCGAGTCCTCCTCGGGCAGGCCGAGCCCGTGGATGTACGGCACCGTGCCCAGGACCGGCTTGCCCGTGCGCTCGAACATCTGGCCGAAGGCCGGGTCGAGGAGCGAGGCGTCGCCCCGGAAGCGGTTGATGACGTAGCCCTCCACCAGGGAGCGCTCTTTCGGCGTGAGCAGACTCATGGTCCCGACGATGGAGGCGAAGACCCCGCCCCGGTCGATGTCGCCGGTCAGGAGCACCCGTGCGCCCGCGTACTCGGCCATGGCCATGTTGACGATGTCGTGGTGCTTGAGGTTGACCTCGGCCGGGCTGCCCGCCCCCTCCAGGACCAGGACCTCGTGCTCGTTGGCCAGGGAGTCGTAGGCCGCCTTGACCGCGTCGAAGGCGCGCGGCTTGTACTCCACGTACTCACGCACGCTCATGTTGCCCACGGGCCGCCCCATGACGATGACCTGGGAGCCGGTGTCCGAGCCGGGCTTGAGCAGAACCGGGTTCATGCGCACGTCCGGGTTCAGGCGGCAGGCCATGGCCTGGGTCACCTGGGCGCGGCCCATCTCCCCGCCCTGGTCCGTGACGTAGGAATTGAGCGACATGTTCTGGGCCTTGAACGGGGCCACGTCGAAGCCGTCCTGGAGCAGGATGCGGCAGAAGGCCGCCGCCAGCACGGACTTGCCCGCGTTGGAGCTGGTCCCCTGGATCATCAGGGCCGGGGTGCGGCGGACGCGCCGGACCACAGGGCCGCGCGCCGTGCCCGCCACCGCCTCCATGGCCCGGATCAGGGTCTCGTTGTCCTCGCGGTTGCGCACGGCCACCCGGAACCAGCGGTCGTCCAGGCCGGTGTAGTTGCCGCACAGCCGGATGCCGATGCGGTGCTCCCGGAGCAGCCGCTCCCACAGCGAAACCGCGTCCCGCCCCACCCGTTCCACCCGGCAGAGAAGATAGTTGGCCGCCGACGGCAGGACCCTGATCCCCGGCACCTGCCTGAGCCCCGAGGCCAGGGACTCGCGCAGAAGCCGGGTCTGCTCGCGGGTCTCGGCCAGGTAGAGGGCGTCCTTCAGGCAGCGCTCCCCGACCTTCTGGGCCAGGGCGTTGACGGACCAGGCGGGCATGTTCCGGCGGATGCGCGGGATCACGTCCGGGTCGGCGAAGGCCAGCCCCAGCCGCAGGCCCGGAATGGCGTAGGTCTTGGTCAGGGAGAGGACGGTGATGACGTTGGACGGCCGGTCGCGGGTCAGCCGGTCCGCGTCCTCGGGCAGAAATTCGGCAAAGGACTCGTCCACCACGAAGGTGGACTGGGGGAACATGGCCGCCACCTCGCGCAGGTCGTTGGCCGGGACCATGGTGCCCGTGGGGTTGTTGGGCGAGCACAGGAAGACCAGGGAGGGCGTGGCCAGGAGCGGCCCCATGGCCGGAAAATTCACGGTGAAGTCGTCGTTCAGGGGCGGCTCGACCACGGGCAGCCGGTGGGCGCCGCACCCCCTGGCGTAGTCCACGTAGGTCGGCGCGGGGACCACCGCCTGGCGGAACCCCCTGAGCCCGGCGATGGCGAAGAGCAGTTCGGACGCGCCGTTGCCAGCGACCACCTGGGAGGGCCAGACCTTGTAGCGCTCGGCGGCGGCCATGACCAGCCCGGTGCAGTCCGAGTCCGGGTAGGCGTCCACCCCCTGCAGGGCCTGGCCGACCACCTGCCCGAGCCACTTCGGCGGCCCCAGCGGGTTCACGTTGGCCGAAAAATCGAGGATCTCGTCCGGCGCGCACCCGGCCGTCTCGGCCATGCGCCGCCGGTTCCCTCCATGGACGAATCTCCGCTCGTCCAGCACCTCGGGTATCCCCGCGAAAAGATTCTGCTTATCCATAAAAATCCGCTATCCGCCGGTCAACTGTAGAGAAATTCAAGACTTTTCATCGGAATACGCGCAAAGCGGGCGGGTGTCCACTTGCAAAGGGCAGCGGCGCGTTCGTCCCGCCCCGTCCATATTCCCCCTGGCAATCATTCCTGGTTTGTGCGACCCTTCGCGGGCGCTCCGTCGCCTTTGTCCGGCGGGGCGCATTTCAAGACATCTTCAATGCCAAGGCGGATAGCATCATGTGGAAACGCGCGGTCTGCACCAAGGACTGTCCCGACACCTGCGGCCTGCTGGTCAAGGTGGAGAACGGCAGGATAACCTCGGTCAAGGGCGACCCGGACCATCCCTACACCCGGGGGTTCCTCTGCGGGAAAGGGGCGCGGTTCCCGGAGCACGTGCACGGCGCGGCCCGGCTGACCACGCCGCTCAAACGCACCGGGCCCAAGGGCAGCGGCGCCTTCGCGCCCATCTCCTGGGACGAGGCCCTGGACGAGGTGGCCGCCAACATCCGGCGGGTGGCCGACGCCTACGGGCCCGAGGCCATACTGCCCTACACCTACGCCGGGCACATGGGCATGGTCCACCGGTACGCGGGCCACGCCCTGTTCAACAAGCTCGGGGCCAGCCGCCTGGACGCGACCATCTGCGGCCCGGCGGCCACGGCGGGCTTCAAGGCCACCCTGGGCAAGGGCCCGAGCACCGAGATCCAGGAGGCGGCGCAGTCCGACCTTGTCGTCATCTGGGGCAACAACACCCTGGTGACCAACGTCCACGCCTGGCCGCACTTCCTCAAGGCCCGCAAAAACGGCGCGAGGATCATCGTCATCGACCCCTACCGCAACGCCACGGCCCGCGAGGCGGACGCGCACCTCATGCTCCGGCCCGGCACGGACGCGGCCCTGGCCCTGGCCGTCATGCACGTGCTCGTCACCGAGGACCTCGTGGACCACGAGTTCATCGCGGCGCAAACCATCGGCTTCGACCGGCTCAAGGAACGCGTCCTGGACTGGCCGCCCGCCCGGGCCGCCGAAATCTGCGACCTGGCCGAGCCGGACATCGTCGCCTTCGCCCGCGCCTACGGCCGCGCCCGCGCCCCCTACATCCGCACGGGCTGGGGACCGGCCCGGCAGCTGGCGGGCGGCATGGCCATGCGGACCATCTCCCTGCTCCCGGCCCTGGTCAACGCCTTCGGCAAACCCGGCGGCGGCATCACCCGGTCCCTGGGCGGCGCGCCCGGCAAGGCCCCGTCCCTCATCCGCGAGGACCTGCGCCCGGCGGGCACGCGCACCGTGAACATGGTCCACCTGGGCCGCGCCCTGACCGAGCTCGCCGACCCGCCGGTCATGCTCCTCTACAACTACCTGTCCAACCCGGCGGCAGTGGCCCCGCAGTCGGCCCAGGTCATGGCCGGGCTGGCCCGCGAGGACCTGTTCACCGTGGTCCACGAGCTGTACATGACCGACACCGCCCGGTTCGCGGACATCATCCTGCCCGGCGCGAGCTTCCTCGAGGTGGGCGACATCTACCGCTCCTACGGCCACAACCACGTCCAGATCGCCCGGCCCGTCATCGACCCGGTGGGCGACAGCCGGTCCACCCTGGACATCTTCCAGGACCTAGCCCGCCGCCTCGGCTTCACCGAGGAGGTCTTCTCCCTGAGCGAAGCCCAGTGCATCGAGCGCATCCTGGACGAGGCCGACTCGCCCTATCTCGACGGCGTGGACCTCGACGCCCTGCGCCGGGGCGAGCCCGTGCGCCTGAACATCCCGGCCAACCCCTTTGCCGGCGGCTTCGACACCCCGTCCGGCAAGGTCGAGTGCTTCTCCCAATCCATGGCCGACCAGGGGCTCGATCCCCTGCCCGACGGCACGCCCGTGCGCGACCCCGAGGGCGGCGAGGAATACCCCCTCGAATACATCACCCCGCCCCACCCCATGCTGCTCAACTCCGCCTTTAACGAGATCGAGACCCTGCGCGAACGCATCGGCGGCCCCAAGGTGCTCATCCACCCCGCAACCGCCGCCGCGCGGGGCATCACCCAGGGCATGACCGTGCGCGTGTTCAACGCCCGAGGCCGGAACACCGCCCGGGCCGAGATCACCGAGGACACCCGGCCCGAGCTGCTTGTGGCCGAAGGGCTGCACCGGGTGGACGGCACCCCCGGCCAGGGCTCCAACCAGCTGACCAGCCAACGCCTGACCGATATGGGCAACACCTGCGCCTTCCACTGCAATAAGGTCCAAGTGGAGCCTGTCGGCTAGGGGGGCGGCTTCCGAGAGCGGCGCATCTGCACATTTTTTCCAGGGGGCTTTCATCCTCACGTAGACGGCTACGCTGCGGTGAAAGCCCCCTGGAAGAAAATGCAAAGCTGCACCACTCTCGAAAGCCTATCCCGAGGACGCTTTGGCGGCTGAAGAGAGAGCCGCTGTCGGGTGGCTGCGCCACCCGAATCGCTCCAGGACGAGGAAAGCTGTGGGCCTCGCGAACTTCCCCGCGAAGCGACACAAAAAGTTTAGGAGGGGAGAGGGGATGGGGGTCCGGGGGAAGGGGAGAGGGGGACCCTTTTCTCAAAGGGTCCCCCTCTCCCCTTCCCCCGGTCGCCGGAGGCGCCCCTTCGGCCGGTACTCCGGGTATTGGGGGAAGCGTTGCTTTTCCCGGTGGGGCGGGCTAATAGGCTGCATTGCCGGGCCTGTGCGCCGGGCATCGGTGACCGCATGCGAACGATCTGCGCCTACATCCTCCTCTTCCTCATGCTCCTGCCGCCCGTGGCCACGGCCGGGGAGGAGCCGCCGTATCCCTTCACGGACCCATACCGGGCCACGGTCCTGGGCACGCCCGCCAAGGTGCGCTACCAGTTCGCGGACCCGGTGTTGCCGGACGTGCGGGCCTTCCGCATCGAAGGGCGGCAGGTGCCCGAGGTCTTTTCGTACAGCCGGGACCTGTTCTTCACCACGGCGTTGCAGAAGCACGCGGCCCCGCTCATGTTCGTCATCGCGGGCACGGGCGCGGAGCACAACTCGGGCAAGATGTCCTTCCTGACCCAGGTCTTCCACGAGGCCGGGTACCACGTGGTCGCCCTGTCCTCGCCCACGCACATGAACTTCGTCGTCAGCGCCTCGCAGCACGGGGTGGCGGGATACGTGCCCTATGACGTGGACGACCTGGACCGGGTCATGGGCTGGATTCGGGAGGAGCTGGCCAAGGAGTGCGAGATCACCGGGTACAGCGTGGCCGGGTACAGCCTGGGCGGGCTGCACGCGGCCTTTCTGGCCAAACGGGACGCCGAGACCCACGAGTTCGACTTCCGGCACGTGCTTCTGATCAACCCGCCGGTCTCCCTGTACCGCTCGGTGACGCGGCTGGACTCCTGGGTGACCAGGGAGAACCTGGGCCGGACCACGGTGCACCACGAGATCGAGGGGTTCATCGACCGCTTCTCGGACTACTACCTGCATGCGGACGTGACCGACCTGGACGACGACTTCCTGTACGACATGATCACCGACATCGGGCTGACCGAGCGCGACTTCAAGACGCTCATCGGGGCCGCCTTCCGGGTCTCGTCCGCGTCCATGATCTTCAGCTCGGACGTCTGCCTACAGGCCGAGTACCTGGTGCCGCCGAGCCACTACCCGCTCAAGACGGCCAGCCCCCTTCTGCCCTATGCCCGGCAGGCCTTCGACGTCTCCTTCGAGCAGTACCTGGACGAATTCCTGCTGCCCTACCTGCGCTACGAGGACCCGACCGTCACGCGGGACGAAGTCATCCGGCGGTCCACCCTGGAGTCCATCCGGGGGTGGCTCGAAAAGACGACCAAGGTCGTGGTGGTGGGCACCAGGGACGACGTCATCCTGAGCCACGGGGACGAACAATTCCTGGAAACGGTCTTCCCCGGCGGCCGGTCCATGCTCTTCGAGCACGGCGGGCACTGCGGGAACATGATGCACCCGGCCTTCGTCCGGGCGCTGAAGGACATGGTGCGGCTGTGAACGCGCGCG
Proteins encoded:
- a CDS encoding AMP-binding protein, translating into MAKPYMTTLPRLLVRQAGDRPGRTALREKEWGVWQAVSWEDSLRITAEFACGLEGLGIGRGDIVILIGNNRPEWIWAELAVQGLGGMALGLYQDSPAEEIEYVFALTECRLVVAEDQEQVDKVRAIRRRLPELANIVYHDPKGLKPYEARVPGLRSFNAVRRLGRERGGDCTARFKEAARATKPGDPCLIATTSGTTGRPKLAVLSHKNLLSMAHNLGKYDPKSASDEFVSFLPLAWMGEQMMAVASALLFGFCVNFPETPDTASADSREIGPHFIFSPPRVYESIAAKVAGDIMETTPLKRWLYNRCLPVGYEFVDAVFAGGTPSPWLRFKYRLADQGLFRALRDRLGFSRLRSATTGGAALGPDVFRFFHAMGVNLKQIYGQTEIAGISCIHKEGEVDFTSVGSPIPETEVRISETGEILSRSPAVFLGYYRNEAATRETLTEDGWLLSGDAGYFDDNGRLVVIDRLKDVMHLADGTRFSPQFLENKIKFSPFLRESVVLGDGRDFVAAILCIDMPIVGHWAESKMITYTTYQDLAAKDEVYALIREEVARTNATLPEETRIRRFCLLYKELDPDDNELTRTRKVRRGTINERYGALIEALYTDACALGLETEITYQDGRVRRMCGDIRIQDMEG
- a CDS encoding ABC transporter ATP-binding protein produces the protein MAYLDVRDVTLTFKGIAALMGVSFSVEQGTIASLIGPNGAGKTSMLNCISGRYTPDGGARGACSISLDGECLLSLPAHKRTELGLSRTFQNIALFKGLSVLDNLMVGRHGRIDYGLLSAILRFGRTVRLERRHRRRVEDVIDFLNLSPYRHQHAGRLPYGVRKRVELGRALAAEPKLILLDEPMAGMNLEETEDMARYILDIAEEWGVTVLLVEHDMGVVMDISHKVVVIDFGSKIAEGTPDEVQANPDVIRAYLGTEDAAFMGR
- a CDS encoding CBS domain-containing protein — its product is MYVGLKMLRDFVKVTPQTLVKDAQKQLEDNKLWMLLVVDDAGKLVGYVRKEDISAALPSIMTSLEKHEISYLMSKLTVEKIFRTDIKTVAPETEIEGAADMMYEMNLAGLAVVDSDGELIGYINRNVMLDVLAEEMGYREGGSRLTLEVEDRSGVLYEIAGVIANMKISIISTGTFFYNGRRIVVVRIDTEDPSTVAAALEDRGYKLVTPEDFEEEWT
- a CDS encoding sensor domain-containing diguanylate cyclase translates to MFFKMHYPNLIGRLPEDDPRILLGAIRIFIVLLLIIGVLLTGGGAVIHLIENGNYLGGLRTTESTSLTLQETTIARELDHIVADVLFLSRQNELIRLLDGGDAQAARAMEREYLELADSREDYDQVRYLDADGLERVRVNSRNGRTSAVPESGLRDRSDRYYFRQCLGLDKGGIYLSPMDLNVEDGLVEQPVRPMLRIGTPVFDAAGRKRGIILINYNARTLLDRILRTGSSAEGLTMLLNGRGYWLLAPDETREWGFTAPETEDLRFATERPDEWRQMLDLERGQFRTDNGLFTFATVRPMAEMQAFSSRLHGAAQDGAQGAEPAYFWMLVSQVPAATLDRHARTLLFKLLLGGGLLLALFAFGAWHLSLALSRRRLFQEQLLAAAMFDALTGLPNRKLFFDRLEASLALSVRYDRRLALLYIDLDGFKVVNDTMGHAAGDELLRRVGKLLTGSVRKSDTVARLGGDEFVVMLNEVTNLGDAALVGEKLVSALRAPIVLKTGTATISASVGVSVYPENGASAELLVQKADQAMYASKHMGKSTCTMADSSRCADA
- a CDS encoding cobyric acid synthase; protein product: MDKQNLFAGIPEVLDERRFVHGGNRRRMAETAGCAPDEILDFSANVNPLGPPKWLGQVVGQALQGVDAYPDSDCTGLVMAAAERYKVWPSQVVAGNGASELLFAIAGLRGFRQAVVPAPTYVDYARGCGAHRLPVVEPPLNDDFTVNFPAMGPLLATPSLVFLCSPNNPTGTMVPANDLREVAAMFPQSTFVVDESFAEFLPEDADRLTRDRPSNVITVLSLTKTYAIPGLRLGLAFADPDVIPRIRRNMPAWSVNALAQKVGERCLKDALYLAETREQTRLLRESLASGLRQVPGIRVLPSAANYLLCRVERVGRDAVSLWERLLREHRIGIRLCGNYTGLDDRWFRVAVRNREDNETLIRAMEAVAGTARGPVVRRVRRTPALMIQGTSSNAGKSVLAAAFCRILLQDGFDVAPFKAQNMSLNSYVTDQGGEMGRAQVTQAMACRLNPDVRMNPVLLKPGSDTGSQVIVMGRPVGNMSVREYVEYKPRAFDAVKAAYDSLANEHEVLVLEGAGSPAEVNLKHHDIVNMAMAEYAGARVLLTGDIDRGGVFASIVGTMSLLTPKERSLVEGYVINRFRGDASLLDPAFGQMFERTGKPVLGTVPYIHGLGLPEEDSVSFKEGFRPEGDKLPEADCVDVVVLDLPRISNFNDIDPLYREPDVRVRVVADARDVGAPDAVIIPGSKSTVPDMRALKGTGMAAVLRGLAEGRTRIVGICGGFQMLGRIVDDPYGLESETTRVEGFDLLPVQTTLAPEKTLTRTFGTHSASGLAVHGYEIHHGRTEPLSGELRTALRDNAGEPLGYMRPDGRVLGTYLHGLFDADGFRRWFIDQLRMDKGLSPLETVQTVFGLEDALDNLASVVREAVDMDAVYRALGLSGCCAQAPLFRRMGG
- a CDS encoding molybdopterin-containing oxidoreductase family protein — translated: MWKRAVCTKDCPDTCGLLVKVENGRITSVKGDPDHPYTRGFLCGKGARFPEHVHGAARLTTPLKRTGPKGSGAFAPISWDEALDEVAANIRRVADAYGPEAILPYTYAGHMGMVHRYAGHALFNKLGASRLDATICGPAATAGFKATLGKGPSTEIQEAAQSDLVVIWGNNTLVTNVHAWPHFLKARKNGARIIVIDPYRNATAREADAHLMLRPGTDAALALAVMHVLVTEDLVDHEFIAAQTIGFDRLKERVLDWPPARAAEICDLAEPDIVAFARAYGRARAPYIRTGWGPARQLAGGMAMRTISLLPALVNAFGKPGGGITRSLGGAPGKAPSLIREDLRPAGTRTVNMVHLGRALTELADPPVMLLYNYLSNPAAVAPQSAQVMAGLAREDLFTVVHELYMTDTARFADIILPGASFLEVGDIYRSYGHNHVQIARPVIDPVGDSRSTLDIFQDLARRLGFTEEVFSLSEAQCIERILDEADSPYLDGVDLDALRRGEPVRLNIPANPFAGGFDTPSGKVECFSQSMADQGLDPLPDGTPVRDPEGGEEYPLEYITPPHPMLLNSAFNEIETLRERIGGPKVLIHPATAAARGITQGMTVRVFNARGRNTARAEITEDTRPELLVAEGLHRVDGTPGQGSNQLTSQRLTDMGNTCAFHCNKVQVEPVG
- a CDS encoding alpha/beta fold hydrolase — encoded protein: MRTICAYILLFLMLLPPVATAGEEPPYPFTDPYRATVLGTPAKVRYQFADPVLPDVRAFRIEGRQVPEVFSYSRDLFFTTALQKHAAPLMFVIAGTGAEHNSGKMSFLTQVFHEAGYHVVALSSPTHMNFVVSASQHGVAGYVPYDVDDLDRVMGWIREELAKECEITGYSVAGYSLGGLHAAFLAKRDAETHEFDFRHVLLINPPVSLYRSVTRLDSWVTRENLGRTTVHHEIEGFIDRFSDYYLHADVTDLDDDFLYDMITDIGLTERDFKTLIGAAFRVSSASMIFSSDVCLQAEYLVPPSHYPLKTASPLLPYARQAFDVSFEQYLDEFLLPYLRYEDPTVTRDEVIRRSTLESIRGWLEKTTKVVVVGTRDDVILSHGDEQFLETVFPGGRSMLFEHGGHCGNMMHPAFVRALKDMVRL